In the genome of Pseudorca crassidens isolate mPseCra1 chromosome 14, mPseCra1.hap1, whole genome shotgun sequence, one region contains:
- the VAMP5 gene encoding vesicle-associated membrane protein 5 isoform X2, translated as MLNNFDKVLERDGKLAELEQRSDQLLDMSSAFSKTTKTLAQKKRWENVRCRIYLGLVVGAGVLILLIVLLAMFLPQSSKGSSAPQAQDAGAASGPGE; from the exons ATGCTCAACAACTTCGACAAGGTCCTGGAGCGCGACGGGAAGCTGGCGGAGCTGGAACAGCGTTCAGACCAACTCCTGGACATG AGCTCCGCCTTCAGCAAGACAACCAAGACTCTGGCCCAGAAGAAGCGCTGGGAGAATGTCCGTTGCCGGATCTACTTGGGGCTGGTAGTAGGCGCTGGTGTGCTCATCCTCCTGATTGTGTTGTTGGCCATGTTTCTCCCACAAAGCAGCAAGGGCAGCAGTGCCCCACAGGCCCAGGATGCAGGTGCTGCCTCAGGGCCTGGGGAATGA
- the VAMP5 gene encoding vesicle-associated membrane protein 5 isoform X1, protein MAGKELERCQRQADEVTEIMLNNFDKVLERDGKLAELEQRSDQLLDMSSAFSKTTKTLAQKKRWENVRCRIYLGLVVGAGVLILLIVLLAMFLPQSSKGSSAPQAQDAGAASGPGE, encoded by the exons GCAGGGAAAGAGTTGGAGCGGTGCCAGCGGCAGGCGGATGAGGTGACAGAAATCATGCTCAACAACTTCGACAAGGTCCTGGAGCGCGACGGGAAGCTGGCGGAGCTGGAACAGCGTTCAGACCAACTCCTGGACATG AGCTCCGCCTTCAGCAAGACAACCAAGACTCTGGCCCAGAAGAAGCGCTGGGAGAATGTCCGTTGCCGGATCTACTTGGGGCTGGTAGTAGGCGCTGGTGTGCTCATCCTCCTGATTGTGTTGTTGGCCATGTTTCTCCCACAAAGCAGCAAGGGCAGCAGTGCCCCACAGGCCCAGGATGCAGGTGCTGCCTCAGGGCCTGGGGAATGA